From Bacillus sp. FSL K6-3431, the proteins below share one genomic window:
- a CDS encoding alpha/beta hydrolase, protein MKIKLPQPFTFKAGKRAVLLLHGFTGNSADVRMLGRFLEKKGYTSHAPHYKGHGVPPEELVHTGPEDWWQDVMEGYNHLKENGYEEIAVAGLSLGGVFSLKLGYTVPVKGIITMCAPMYIKSEEVMFDGIIDYAREFKKFERKSEEEIEIEMKEFRKTPMKTLQAMQGLIADVRENVDMTYAPLFVVQARHDHMINAKSADIIYEKAESPNKDLKWYEKSGHVITLGPEKETLHEDIYQFLEQLDWSE, encoded by the coding sequence ATGAAAATCAAGCTACCGCAACCATTTACATTTAAGGCTGGCAAACGAGCGGTATTGCTACTACATGGTTTTACTGGAAATAGTGCCGACGTAAGAATGTTAGGGCGATTTCTTGAAAAGAAAGGATACACATCACATGCGCCACACTATAAAGGCCACGGCGTTCCACCTGAAGAATTGGTTCATACTGGACCAGAAGATTGGTGGCAGGATGTGATGGAAGGTTACAATCATTTAAAAGAAAATGGTTATGAAGAAATTGCTGTTGCTGGGCTATCACTCGGTGGGGTATTTTCTTTAAAACTGGGTTACACTGTACCTGTAAAGGGAATTATAACAATGTGTGCGCCTATGTACATAAAAAGCGAAGAAGTTATGTTCGATGGAATTATCGACTATGCCCGCGAGTTTAAAAAATTCGAACGTAAATCTGAAGAAGAAATCGAAATAGAAATGAAAGAATTCCGAAAAACACCTATGAAAACATTACAAGCAATGCAAGGATTAATTGCAGATGTTCGGGAAAATGTAGATATGACATATGCTCCACTGTTTGTTGTACAGGCAAGACATGATCATATGATTAATGCAAAAAGTGCCGATATTATTTATGAAAAGGCTGAGTCGCCGAACAAGGATTTGAAATGGTATGAAAAGTCAGGTCATGTAATAACACTGGGACCTGAAAAAGAAACGCTACATGAGGATATATATCAATTTTTAGAACAACTTGATTGGTCTGAGTAG
- the secG gene encoding preprotein translocase subunit SecG, whose translation MHTLIITLLIIVSIALIVVVLLQSGKSAGLSGAISGGAEQLFGKQKARGMDLVLQRITVVLSVLFFILTILVTIFEV comes from the coding sequence GTGCATACATTGATTATTACATTATTGATTATTGTTTCAATCGCACTTATTGTAGTCGTATTATTACAGTCAGGGAAAAGCGCTGGGCTTTCGGGTGCTATTTCAGGTGGTGCCGAGCAATTATTCGGAAAGCAAAAAGCTCGTGGAATGGACCTAGTTCTTCAACGTATCACAGTAGTACTGTCTGTATTATTTTTCATTTTGACAATTTTAGTAACCATATTTGAAGTTTAA
- the eno gene encoding phosphopyruvate hydratase — MPFITQVYAREVLDSRGNPTIEVEVYTDSGAFGRALVPSGASTGEYEAVELRDGDKNRYLGKGVEKAVENVNEVIAEEIVGFDVTEQVSIDQTMIALDGTDNKGKLGANAILGVSMAVAHAAADYLGLELYQYLGGFNAKQLPVPMMNILNGGEHADNNVDIQEFMIMPVGAPTFKEALRMGTEIFHSLKAVLQEKGLNTGVGDEGGFAPNLKSNEEALETIMIAIEKAGYKAGEEVKLAMDVASSEFYNKDDGKYHLSGEGIVKTSAEMVDWYEELAGKYPIVSIEDGLDENDWAGHKQLTERIGKKVQLVGDDLFVTNTEKLARGIEEGVGNSILVKVNQIGTLTETFDAIEMAKRAGYTAVISHRSGETEDSTIADIAVATNAGQIKTGAPSRTDRVAKYNQLLRIEDMLADTAQYLGAKTFYNINK, encoded by the coding sequence ATGCCATTCATTACACAAGTATATGCTCGTGAAGTTCTTGATTCACGCGGTAACCCAACAATTGAAGTTGAAGTTTATACAGATTCAGGAGCTTTTGGCCGTGCATTAGTACCAAGTGGTGCATCAACGGGGGAATATGAAGCTGTTGAATTACGCGACGGAGACAAAAACCGTTATCTTGGTAAAGGTGTAGAGAAAGCAGTTGAAAATGTTAACGAAGTAATCGCTGAAGAAATCGTTGGTTTTGATGTAACTGAACAAGTGAGCATTGATCAAACAATGATCGCGCTTGACGGAACAGACAACAAAGGAAAATTAGGTGCCAACGCTATTTTAGGAGTATCTATGGCTGTAGCACACGCAGCAGCAGATTATCTTGGACTTGAGTTATATCAGTACTTAGGCGGATTCAATGCGAAACAGCTTCCAGTACCAATGATGAACATTCTCAATGGTGGCGAGCATGCTGATAATAACGTTGATATTCAAGAATTCATGATTATGCCAGTAGGAGCTCCGACTTTTAAAGAAGCACTACGTATGGGAACTGAAATTTTCCATAGCTTAAAAGCTGTATTGCAAGAAAAAGGTTTGAATACAGGTGTTGGTGATGAAGGTGGATTTGCACCAAACTTGAAATCAAACGAAGAAGCACTTGAAACGATTATGATTGCAATTGAAAAAGCTGGTTATAAAGCAGGCGAAGAAGTGAAACTTGCAATGGATGTTGCTTCTTCTGAGTTTTATAACAAGGATGACGGTAAATATCATCTAAGCGGTGAAGGTATCGTTAAAACATCTGCAGAGATGGTTGATTGGTACGAAGAACTTGCAGGTAAATACCCGATTGTTTCAATTGAAGATGGTCTTGACGAGAACGACTGGGCTGGTCATAAACAATTGACAGAACGTATCGGCAAGAAAGTGCAACTAGTTGGTGACGATTTATTCGTGACAAACACGGAAAAACTTGCACGTGGAATTGAAGAAGGCGTTGGAAATTCTATCTTGGTAAAAGTGAACCAAATTGGTACGCTAACCGAAACATTTGATGCAATTGAAATGGCGAAACGTGCAGGCTACACTGCTGTTATCTCTCACCGCTCTGGTGAAACAGAAGACAGCACAATTGCGGATATCGCAGTAGCTACTAACGCTGGACAAATCAAAACAGGCGCACCATCTCGTACAGACCGCGTCGCTAAATATAACCAACTTCTTCGCATTGAAGACATGTTGGCAGACACAGCTCAATACTTGGGCGCAAAAACATTCTATAACATTAACAAGTAA
- the gpmI gene encoding 2,3-bisphosphoglycerate-independent phosphoglycerate mutase: MSKAPVALIILDGFGCRKESKGNAVAHAQKPNFDRYWNQFPHNQLTACGEAVGLPEGQMGNSEVGHLNIGAGRIVYQSLTRVNIAIRSGEFEKNETFLQAINHAKSMGKKLHLFGLLSDGGVHSHIEHLYALLKLAADEGVKDVFVHAFLDGRDVGQKSAEGYIKAAQAKMAEYGVGQFATISGRFYSMDRDKRWDRVEKAYRAMAYGEGPSYKDPLEMIHDSYDNGIFDEFALPSVMTDEDGQPIATVDDEDAVIFFNFRPDRAIQISNVFTNQAFDAFDRGADRPKNIYFVCMTHFSETVNGYVAFKSVNLDETLGQVISQNGLTQLRIAETEKYPHVTFFMSGGREETFPGEKRILINSPKVATYDLKPEMSAYEVTDALCAEIENDNFDAIILNFANPDMVGHSGMLEPTIQAIEAVDECLGRIVDLITEKGGTAIITADHGNSDEVVSLEGTPMTAHTTNPVPVIITKNDVSVRDGGILADLAPTILDLLGLNQPVEMTGNSLLKK; this comes from the coding sequence ATGAGTAAAGCTCCAGTTGCATTAATAATTTTAGATGGTTTCGGCTGTCGTAAGGAAAGTAAAGGTAATGCCGTTGCACATGCTCAAAAGCCGAATTTTGATCGATATTGGAATCAATTTCCGCATAATCAATTGACTGCTTGTGGGGAAGCTGTTGGTCTACCAGAAGGTCAAATGGGAAATTCAGAAGTCGGACATTTGAATATCGGAGCAGGCAGAATCGTATATCAAAGTTTAACGCGCGTGAATATTGCGATCAGAAGTGGTGAGTTTGAAAAAAATGAAACATTTTTGCAAGCAATTAACCATGCTAAAAGCATGGGCAAAAAGCTTCATTTGTTTGGACTTCTATCTGATGGCGGTGTGCATAGCCATATTGAGCATCTCTATGCTTTATTAAAACTCGCCGCTGATGAAGGTGTGAAAGATGTATTTGTTCATGCATTCCTTGATGGCCGTGATGTAGGTCAAAAATCAGCTGAAGGTTATATTAAAGCGGCTCAGGCTAAAATGGCTGAATATGGTGTCGGTCAATTTGCGACAATCTCCGGAAGATTTTATTCGATGGATCGGGACAAGCGTTGGGATCGAGTGGAAAAAGCTTACCGAGCAATGGCTTATGGTGAGGGACCTTCCTATAAGGATCCTTTGGAAATGATTCATGATTCTTACGACAATGGGATTTTTGACGAATTTGCGCTTCCATCAGTGATGACGGATGAAGACGGGCAACCGATTGCTACAGTGGATGACGAAGATGCAGTCATTTTCTTCAATTTCCGTCCTGATCGTGCAATTCAAATTTCCAATGTATTTACGAATCAAGCATTTGATGCATTTGATCGTGGAGCAGATAGACCTAAAAATATTTACTTTGTATGTATGACACACTTTTCTGAAACAGTAAATGGTTACGTAGCTTTTAAATCTGTTAATTTGGATGAGACATTAGGACAGGTAATCTCGCAAAATGGATTAACACAATTAAGAATTGCGGAAACAGAAAAGTATCCACATGTTACGTTTTTTATGAGCGGTGGACGAGAAGAAACATTTCCTGGTGAAAAGCGAATATTGATTAATTCGCCGAAAGTCGCTACATATGATTTGAAACCGGAAATGAGTGCCTATGAAGTAACAGATGCGCTTTGCGCTGAAATTGAGAATGACAATTTTGATGCGATCATCTTAAACTTTGCAAATCCAGACATGGTGGGGCATTCAGGTATGCTTGAACCAACTATTCAAGCGATAGAAGCTGTTGATGAGTGTCTAGGACGTATTGTTGACTTGATTACTGAAAAAGGTGGGACAGCTATCATTACAGCTGATCACGGAAATTCGGATGAAGTAGTGTCGCTTGAAGGGACGCCTATGACGGCACATACGACGAATCCCGTACCAGTAATTATTACGAAAAATGATGTATCAGTTCGGGATGGTGGCATTTTAGCAGATTTGGCACCAACGATCCTTGATTTATTAGGACTTAATCAGCCAGTAGAAATGACTGGCAATAGTTTGCTTAAAAAGTAA
- the tpiA gene encoding triose-phosphate isomerase, translating into MRKPIIAGNWKMNKTLEDALAFANEVKGLVPSKDKVESVICAPSLFLGQLTTTVDNYDVAIGAQNMHYEENGAFTGEVSPVALKDLGVSYVVLGHSERREMFNETDEAVNKKTHAAFNHGLTPIVCVGETLEQRENNQTTALVGAQVEEALQGLSEEQVKQTVVAYEPIWAIGTGKSSTAADANEVCAHIRSVVESKISKAAADAIRIQYGGSVKPENIKEYMGQPDIDGALVGGASLEASSFLQLLEGATNE; encoded by the coding sequence ATGCGTAAACCAATCATTGCTGGTAACTGGAAGATGAACAAAACACTTGAAGATGCATTGGCATTTGCTAATGAAGTGAAAGGTCTTGTGCCTTCAAAGGATAAGGTAGAATCAGTAATATGTGCGCCTTCACTATTTCTAGGACAGTTAACTACTACAGTTGACAACTATGATGTAGCTATTGGTGCACAGAATATGCACTATGAAGAAAACGGTGCTTTTACTGGAGAGGTAAGTCCTGTTGCACTTAAAGATTTAGGTGTCTCCTATGTAGTCCTTGGCCACTCTGAACGCCGTGAAATGTTTAATGAAACAGATGAAGCAGTAAATAAGAAAACACATGCAGCGTTTAATCATGGATTGACACCAATTGTTTGTGTGGGTGAAACACTAGAACAACGCGAAAACAATCAAACGACAGCACTTGTTGGAGCTCAAGTTGAAGAGGCGCTTCAAGGCCTTTCAGAGGAACAAGTAAAACAAACTGTCGTAGCCTATGAACCAATTTGGGCAATCGGTACTGGTAAGTCATCTACTGCAGCAGATGCGAACGAGGTTTGTGCACATATTCGCAGTGTTGTGGAAAGTAAGATCTCAAAAGCTGCTGCTGATGCTATTCGCATCCAGTATGGTGGTAGCGTGAAGCCAGAAAATATTAAAGAATATATGGGACAACCTGATATTGATGGTGCACTTGTTGGTGGTGCTAGTCTCGAAGCAAGCTCATTCCTTCAACTACTTGAAGGTGCTACAAATGAGTAA
- a CDS encoding phosphoglycerate kinase, translating to MEKKSIRDLDLKGKRVFCRVDFNVPMNDGKVTDDTRIRAALPTIQYLAEQGAIVILASHLGRPKGEVKEELRLTPVAQRLSELLGNDVAKADEAYGDNVKKQISELKMGDVILLENVRFYPGEEKNDPELAKAFADLADLYVNDAFGAAHRAHASTEGIAKYIPSAAGLLMDKELEVLGKALSNPERPFTAIIGGAKVKDKIGVIDHLLDKVDNLIIGGGLAYTFIKSQGHEVGKSLLEEDKIDLAKSFIEKAKEKGVNFYMPLDVTIADDFSETANTKTVSVEEIPSDWEALDIGPKTRELYAKVIQESKLVIWNGPMGVFELKPFAHGTKAVAEALARATDTYSVIGGGDSAAAVEKFGLAESMSHISTGGGASLEFMEGKVLPGVSAIDNK from the coding sequence ATGGAGAAGAAATCAATTAGAGATCTAGATCTAAAAGGTAAACGCGTATTTTGTCGTGTCGACTTCAATGTTCCGATGAATGATGGTAAAGTAACTGACGATACACGAATTCGCGCTGCATTGCCAACAATTCAATATTTAGCAGAACAAGGGGCTATCGTCATTTTGGCAAGTCATCTTGGCAGACCTAAAGGTGAAGTGAAGGAAGAACTTAGACTAACACCTGTGGCACAACGACTTAGCGAGTTGCTAGGTAATGATGTGGCGAAAGCGGACGAAGCTTACGGTGATAATGTAAAAAAACAAATTTCTGAATTAAAAATGGGTGACGTCATTTTACTTGAAAATGTTCGTTTTTATCCTGGTGAAGAAAAAAATGATCCAGAACTTGCAAAAGCATTTGCCGATCTTGCTGATCTTTATGTTAATGATGCATTTGGGGCAGCACATCGCGCACATGCATCAACAGAAGGGATCGCAAAATATATTCCTTCAGCTGCAGGATTGTTAATGGATAAAGAACTTGAAGTTCTAGGGAAAGCATTATCAAATCCTGAGAGACCTTTCACAGCAATTATTGGTGGCGCAAAAGTAAAAGATAAAATTGGTGTAATTGACCATTTGCTTGATAAAGTGGATAACTTGATTATCGGCGGGGGACTTGCTTATACATTTATCAAATCCCAAGGCCACGAAGTTGGTAAATCTTTATTGGAAGAAGATAAAATAGATCTTGCAAAATCATTTATTGAAAAGGCAAAGGAAAAAGGCGTAAACTTCTATATGCCATTAGATGTTACCATTGCTGATGATTTTTCAGAAACAGCGAACACGAAAACGGTATCGGTGGAAGAGATTCCTTCAGATTGGGAAGCACTTGATATCGGACCAAAAACGAGAGAACTGTATGCTAAGGTTATCCAAGAGTCTAAACTTGTTATATGGAATGGACCGATGGGCGTATTTGAGTTAAAACCTTTCGCACATGGAACAAAGGCAGTTGCTGAAGCACTTGCTAGAGCTACAGATACATATTCTGTCATAGGTGGAGGAGACTCGGCGGCAGCTGTAGAAAAATTTGGATTAGCAGAGAGCATGAGCCATATTTCGACTGGTGGCGGTGCTTCACTAGAATTCATGGAAGGTAAGGTATTACCTGGAGTCTCTGCAATTGATAATAAATAA
- the gap gene encoding type I glyceraldehyde-3-phosphate dehydrogenase — MAVKVGINGFGRIGRNVFRAALNNPDVEIVAVNDLTDANMLAHLLKRDTIHGTLEENISVDGDTIVVGDHRIKVLAERDPAQLGWGDLGVEVVVESTGRFTKRDDAAKHIEAGAKKVIISAPANGEDITIVMGVNEAKYEAANHHVISNASCTTNCLAPFAKVLNDKFGIKRGMMTTVHSYTNDQQILDLPHSDYRRARAAAENIIPTTTGAAKAVALVLPELKGKLNGMAMRVPTPNVSVVDLVAELDKSVTAEEVNAALKEAAEGELKGIMAYTEEPLVSTDYNGDAHSSTIDALSTMVLEDNMVKVLSWYDNETGYSNRVVDLAAYIAKKGL, encoded by the coding sequence ATGGCAGTAAAAGTTGGTATTAATGGTTTTGGTAGAATCGGACGAAATGTATTCCGTGCAGCACTAAATAATCCGGATGTGGAAATTGTAGCTGTAAATGACTTAACAGATGCAAACATGCTTGCACACTTGTTGAAGCGTGATACAATCCATGGCACACTTGAAGAAAATATATCAGTAGACGGCGATACAATTGTTGTTGGTGATCATCGTATCAAAGTACTTGCTGAGCGTGATCCTGCACAACTTGGTTGGGGAGATCTAGGCGTTGAGGTGGTTGTTGAATCAACTGGCCGCTTTACAAAACGTGATGATGCAGCAAAACATATCGAAGCTGGAGCGAAAAAGGTTATTATTTCTGCACCTGCAAACGGCGAAGATATCACAATCGTTATGGGTGTAAACGAAGCTAAATATGAAGCAGCAAACCATCATGTTATCTCTAACGCATCTTGTACTACAAACTGCCTAGCTCCATTTGCAAAAGTTCTTAACGATAAATTTGGTATTAAACGTGGAATGATGACAACTGTTCACTCATACACAAATGACCAACAAATCTTAGATCTTCCGCATAGTGATTATCGTCGTGCACGTGCAGCAGCAGAAAACATTATCCCAACAACAACAGGAGCTGCAAAAGCAGTTGCACTTGTACTTCCTGAGTTGAAAGGTAAATTGAATGGTATGGCGATGCGTGTTCCAACTCCAAACGTTTCAGTTGTCGATCTTGTTGCTGAACTTGACAAATCTGTAACAGCTGAGGAAGTTAATGCAGCGCTTAAAGAAGCAGCCGAAGGCGAATTGAAAGGAATTATGGCTTATACAGAAGAGCCACTAGTTTCTACTGACTACAATGGTGATGCACATTCATCAACAATTGATGCATTATCTACAATGGTATTAGAAGATAATATGGTCAAAGTATTGTCTTGGTATGATAACGAAACAGGTTATTCAAACCGTGTAGTAGACCTTGCAGCATATATCGCTAAAAAAGGACTATAA
- a CDS encoding sugar-binding transcriptional regulator, translating into MHDFLKIQSKIVPDLLVVMQKRYQILRSIRLTEPVGRRTLAEMLGMTERTLRSEADFLKSQHLIVVKTAGMMVTNKGKKLLAELDKTMGELTGIRQLEHELKEILGISEVIIVPGDSDSATFVKEELGKACAERLSSSLSKDNVIAVTGGTTMTCTAEMLTNHLGEKRNLLFVPARGGIGEDVRNQANVICATMAENTGGSHRVLYVPDQVGREVYESLLKEPVISEILQLIKSSNIVLHGIGDAITMAGRRRSSESSMKKIIEEKAVAEAFGYYFNENGEIVHKVPTIGIQISDLHSGRQVIAAAGGKSKAKAIKAYMKSAPNSTILITDEGAAKELLKGTFDSDATF; encoded by the coding sequence ATGCATGATTTTTTAAAAATACAATCGAAAATTGTGCCTGACTTGCTGGTTGTCATGCAAAAACGTTATCAGATATTGCGCTCTATACGCTTAACGGAACCAGTGGGACGTCGAACGCTAGCGGAAATGCTAGGAATGACAGAACGGACTTTAAGAAGTGAAGCTGATTTTTTAAAGTCCCAACACCTAATTGTTGTAAAAACAGCTGGAATGATGGTGACCAATAAAGGAAAGAAACTACTTGCGGAACTTGATAAGACGATGGGTGAATTAACAGGTATCCGTCAGTTGGAGCATGAACTTAAAGAAATATTAGGTATATCCGAAGTAATAATCGTTCCTGGTGACAGTGATTCAGCTACATTTGTTAAAGAAGAACTCGGTAAAGCTTGTGCTGAACGATTAAGTAGTAGTCTTAGCAAAGATAATGTCATTGCGGTGACAGGTGGAACAACGATGACTTGTACTGCAGAGATGTTAACAAATCATCTTGGTGAAAAAAGAAATTTGCTTTTTGTGCCTGCTCGTGGTGGAATTGGAGAAGATGTAAGGAACCAGGCAAATGTGATTTGCGCAACAATGGCTGAAAACACCGGCGGTTCCCATCGAGTGTTATATGTCCCGGATCAGGTAGGTAGAGAAGTATACGAATCTCTACTTAAAGAACCAGTAATTTCGGAAATTTTACAGCTGATTAAATCATCCAATATTGTTCTTCATGGTATTGGCGATGCTATTACAATGGCAGGAAGACGAAGATCGTCTGAATCCTCGATGAAAAAAATTATCGAAGAAAAAGCTGTTGCTGAAGCATTTGGCTATTATTTTAATGAAAATGGGGAAATAGTACATAAGGTCCCCACAATTGGAATCCAAATTTCTGATCTTCATAGTGGACGGCAAGTGATCGCTGCAGCTGGAGGAAAGTCGAAAGCTAAAGCAATCAAGGCTTACATGAAAAGTGCACCGAATTCGACAATATTAATCACGGATGAAGGTGCAGCAAAAGAGCTTTTAAAAGGAACATTCGACTCGGATGCAACCTTTTAA
- a CDS encoding glutaredoxin family protein codes for MKVIFYTKKGCSLCDDAKLILEILQKEYNFEIITNDIETNEDWMEKYGINIPVVKIDGEVIQEGIIDLLTIEEKVQEHLN; via the coding sequence ATGAAAGTAATTTTCTATACAAAAAAAGGCTGTTCACTATGTGATGATGCAAAATTAATCTTGGAAATACTACAGAAAGAGTATAACTTTGAAATAATTACAAATGATATAGAAACAAATGAGGATTGGATGGAAAAATACGGAATAAACATCCCAGTAGTTAAAATAGATGGTGAAGTGATTCAGGAAGGGATAATTGATTTACTTACTATTGAGGAAAAAGTGCAAGAACACCTTAATTGA
- the clpP gene encoding ATP-dependent Clp endopeptidase proteolytic subunit ClpP, which translates to MNLIPTVIEQTSRGERAYDIYSRLLKDRIIMLGSAIDDNVANSIVAQLLFLEAENPEKDISIYINSPGGSITAGMAIYDTMQFIKPDIQTICIGMAASMGSFLLSAGTKGKRYALPNSEVMIHQPLGGAQGQATEIEIAAKRILFLREKLNQILSDRTGQPIDVIQRDTDRDNFMTADRAKEYGLIDHILQRHEEIEKK; encoded by the coding sequence ATGAATTTAATTCCAACAGTTATTGAACAAACAAGCCGTGGGGAGCGGGCGTATGATATTTATTCCCGATTATTAAAAGATCGCATTATTATGCTTGGTAGTGCAATTGACGATAATGTAGCTAACTCAATTGTTGCACAATTATTATTCTTGGAAGCTGAAAACCCTGAGAAAGACATCTCTATTTATATTAACAGCCCAGGTGGAAGCATTACCGCTGGTATGGCAATTTATGACACAATGCAATTTATTAAACCTGATATCCAAACAATTTGTATCGGGATGGCTGCATCTATGGGCTCATTCTTACTTTCAGCAGGTACAAAAGGAAAACGCTATGCTTTGCCTAACAGTGAGGTTATGATTCATCAACCACTTGGTGGTGCACAAGGTCAAGCAACTGAAATCGAGATTGCTGCGAAACGCATCCTCTTCTTGCGTGAAAAGTTAAATCAAATTTTGTCTGATCGCACAGGCCAGCCAATTGACGTGATCCAACGAGATACAGATCGCGACAACTTTATGACAGCTGATAGAGCGAAAGAATACGGCTTGATTGATCACATTTTACAACGCCATGAAGAAATTGAGAAAAAGTAA
- a CDS encoding ABC transporter ATP-binding protein, producing MIKQFFSYYKPHKRLFIIDFSSAVVVAILELAFPVAVQWFIDKLLPNGDWNTIVTVGILLLLVYVISTGLQFIVSYLGHKLGINIETDMREELFTHVQRQSFRFFDNTKTGHVMSRITNDLFDIGELAHHGPEDFFIAIMTFVGAFTIMLNINPQLAIIAIIMVPFLIWLVTFCNVKMNNAWRNMYGKIADVNARVEDSVSGARVVQSFTNEEFEIERFKKDNDSFRLAKLFAYKVMAGTHSSIYMMTRIVTLLVLVVGAWFSFNGKLSYGELVSFVLYINVLIKPIDKISALLELYPKGMAGFRRFRDLIEQEPEIQDRPNAEKVDGLMGDISFHDVYFKYDEHQAVLEDINLNIRAGETVAFVGPSGAGKTTICSLIPRFYDVNEGAISIDGIDVRDMTKHSLRSQIGIVQQDVFLFTGTIRENIAYGKKDASESEIHDAARKAHLEDFIAVLPDGYETQIGERGLKLSGGQKQRLAIARMFLKNPPILILDEATSALDTETEKIIQQALNELAENRTTLIIAHRLATIRDADRVVVVTEDGIAEDGTYSELVKHDGIFARLHHIQFQEV from the coding sequence ATGATTAAACAATTTTTTTCTTACTATAAGCCCCATAAAAGGCTCTTTATTATCGATTTTTCCAGCGCAGTAGTTGTTGCCATTCTTGAACTCGCATTTCCTGTGGCTGTCCAGTGGTTCATAGATAAGCTTTTGCCTAATGGGGACTGGAATACAATTGTGACGGTAGGTATTCTATTGTTACTTGTCTATGTAATTAGTACAGGTCTTCAGTTTATCGTTAGTTATTTAGGACATAAGCTTGGGATCAATATCGAAACGGATATGCGTGAGGAGCTATTTACGCATGTGCAGCGGCAGTCGTTTCGTTTTTTTGACAATACGAAAACAGGGCATGTGATGAGTCGGATTACAAATGATTTATTCGATATCGGTGAGCTTGCACATCATGGCCCTGAGGATTTCTTTATTGCGATTATGACATTCGTTGGCGCATTTACAATTATGCTCAACATTAACCCCCAACTTGCTATTATCGCCATTATTATGGTGCCGTTTCTAATTTGGCTAGTCACGTTTTGTAATGTGAAAATGAATAATGCCTGGAGAAACATGTATGGGAAAATTGCGGATGTGAATGCGCGTGTAGAAGATAGTGTTTCTGGTGCAAGGGTTGTTCAGTCTTTTACAAATGAAGAGTTTGAAATTGAGCGTTTTAAAAAAGATAATGATAGTTTTAGACTAGCGAAGCTTTTTGCCTATAAAGTCATGGCTGGAACCCATTCCAGTATTTATATGATGACGCGTATTGTTACGTTGTTAGTACTTGTAGTAGGTGCTTGGTTTAGTTTTAACGGAAAGCTTTCATATGGGGAACTTGTCAGTTTTGTTTTGTACATTAACGTCTTAATAAAGCCCATTGATAAAATTAGTGCATTGCTCGAGCTGTACCCGAAAGGAATGGCGGGTTTCAGGCGCTTTCGTGATTTGATTGAACAGGAGCCGGAAATACAGGATCGCCCAAATGCGGAAAAAGTAGATGGGTTAATGGGGGATATCAGCTTTCATGATGTTTATTTCAAGTATGATGAACATCAAGCGGTATTAGAGGATATTAATTTAAATATTCGCGCGGGAGAGACGGTGGCCTTTGTCGGACCGTCTGGCGCAGGAAAAACAACGATTTGTTCTTTAATTCCTAGATTTTATGATGTGAATGAAGGTGCTATATCCATTGATGGTATCGATGTTAGAGATATGACGAAGCATTCACTTCGTTCGCAAATTGGGATTGTTCAACAGGATGTCTTCTTATTTACTGGAACAATTCGCGAAAATATTGCCTATGGAAAAAAAGATGCAAGTGAATCAGAAATCCATGATGCAGCTCGTAAAGCGCATTTGGAAGATTTTATTGCTGTTTTACCTGATGGATATGAGACGCAAATTGGCGAACGCGGTTTGAAATTATCCGGAGGTCAAAAGCAAAGACTAGCAATTGCACGTATGTTTTTGAAAAATCCACCGATACTTATTCTTGATGAGGCAACTTCCGCGCTTGATACGGAAACAGAAAAAATAATTCAACAAGCATTAAACGAGTTGGCTGAAAATCGGACAACACTTATCATTGCACACCGATTGGCAACGATACGGGATGCAGACAGAGTAGTGGTTGTAACAGAAGATGGGATAGCGGAGGATGGAACATACTCTGAACTAGTTAAACATGATGGTATCTTTGCGAGGTTACATCATATTCAGTTTCAAGAAGTGTAA